Proteins encoded in a region of the Diospyros lotus cultivar Yz01 chromosome 9, ASM1463336v1, whole genome shotgun sequence genome:
- the LOC127810231 gene encoding NAD(P)H-quinone oxidoreductase subunit L, chloroplastic has product MSCSLSFQFPKGLPSLHQSHRGIPSLTAQNQKNQQKQIHNSIPNKAPAAIAGKLARYFNPKNSCLAVQVGALLSTIVEPAYGVTGVNNEEDFTWVLIQLGISAFLYFLVMPPIIMNWLRIRWYRRNLLEMYLQFMFVFMFFPGVLLWAPFLNFRKFPRDPSMKYPWSTPQDPNSVPNAFLKYPWATPEDYE; this is encoded by the exons ATGAGCTGCTCATTGAGCTTCCAGTTCCCCAAAGGTCTGCCTTCTCTCCATCAATCTCATCGGGGAATTCCTTCACTCACAGcccaaaatcaaaaaaatcaacaaaaacaaatccACAATTCCATACCAaacaag GCACCGGCGGCCATTGCCGGAAAGCTCGCCCGCTACTTTAACCCGAAGAACTCTTGTTTGGCAGTCCAAGTTGGAGCACTTCTGAGCACT ATTGTGGAACCAGCGTATGGTGTCACCGGAGTGAACAATGAAGAAGATTTCACTTGGGTTCTGATACAATTAGGCATCTCGGCCTTCTTGTACTTCCTTGTCATGCCA CCCATCATCATGAACTGGCTTAGGATCAGATGGTACAGGAGGAATCTCTTGGAGATGTATCTGCAGTTCATGTTCGTGTTCATGTTCTTTCCTGG AGTATTGCTTTGGGCACCATTTCTGAACTTCAGGAAATTCCCAAGGGATCCTTCAATGAAGTACCCCTGGTCTACCCCGCAAGATCCCAACAGTGTCCCAAACGCATTCCTCAAGTATCCCTGGGCCACGCCTGAAGACTATGAATAA